One stretch of Urocitellus parryii isolate mUroPar1 chromosome 12, mUroPar1.hap1, whole genome shotgun sequence DNA includes these proteins:
- the LOC144249648 gene encoding uncharacterized protein C2orf78-like has translation MHSLASATHTSSRVISSSFVSTVDVTSSLTMSENFQNSSLHGNADSLQLSLPVVTNAASLTGSVCNFSRASAPAATSAWLLPSTCGTSFQPLMGSASLYQHASTAMVSGVTGRNQTPMAPAPCPSISEWYIPGSAEKSSSSLRDFNLTVRLRQITADSSLSMAFQDDKTSEANVMIPGYPLLSGRLVQVTLPQIPNQGHCLSLPHQEGSQVYYYDQSSLGTLLSGEHWPCLQSYGSVPYAGSSAAAPQPEMVTVLKEVQPTNALPSVPTPVTYYSVSTQSIEGTNFQGMETSLGMEASLGLQPPSQTFCLPQPPEFSYICNNRKSQISEKNSQTELGDISTITPVQSSTDFLALPPNQSQKQTEIKNLCEINTMLTEPLDAYQIAMENQDPPLLPLDIPEIHRLLASVGPLDQEEKPHSENTLLERSSLSLEDQGTLENGTEFSSCFGDLTALLGDIQLPELFDSLKDLDQAESPTITNSNDTRSIMVNQGQEITSALKGPSDPVRNKKHKASESPHGTPQAKMQLRDLEGALGGEVAHRDTDSSRANVHTAKHSNSKAQEAASSRNSKAKGHGQEKTKRTREKNSKKAEERKQPGNRVQAEEKPTVPKLMRKRNQPELCQESFKKPRSCLGMHMVESVQVFHALGKKNDKKTGLSSSRAPGNSGSTQDPRTCPAMKPRLVVKGPEKSQVKAQNPDISAEGEGPAPSIYEPPPPGKVKLVPLPFLTQEKPPPRPVINRRPQSLTSRRPTGAYPAQPGPASSAQPMAVNTSQPATANPSWIRPAKPAHPVLTHAIQSRVSASTQPSVPWSAASGPAPYKTSSCTSLHWQPIPRVGTKPQSQPPKPQNQYLLQDFALQPIPWRKPNVAGQVVSTPITKQQRPEREAMKKKAQQERENAAKYTALGRVQCFIEREREMEISRYYGYTM, from the exons ATGCATTCTCTAGCCTCAGCCACCCACACATCCTCTAGGGTGATCTCCTCATCCTTTGTATCTACAGTTGATGTGACCTCTTCTCTGACCATGTCAG aaaatttccaaaattcttcTTTACATGGAAATGCTGATTCTCTgcagctctctcttcctgtggtgaCCAATGCAGCTTCCCTGACAGGAAGTGTCTGCAACTtctccagagcctctgctccAGCTGCCACTTCAGCATGGTTACTGCCCTCAACCTGTGGCACCTCCTTCCAGCCACTCATGGGCAGTGCCTCCCTTTATCAACATGCTAGCACAGCCATGGTGTCTGGGGTTACTGGCCGGAACCAGACTCCCATGGCACCTGCCCCCTGTCCAAGTATCTCTGAGTGGTATATCCCAGGAAGTGCTGAAAAGAGCTCATCTTCACTCAGGGACTTTAATCTGACTGTCAGGTTAAGGCAGATTACAGCAGATTCTTCCCTATCTATGGCATTCCAGGATGACAAAACTTCCGAAGCCAATGTCATGATCCCTGGGTATCCACTACTATCGGGTAGGCTTGTCCAGGTGACACTACCTCAGATTCCAAATCAAGGACATTGCCTCTCACTACCCCACCAAGAAGGAAGCCAGGTCTACTACTATGATCAAAGCTCTCTGGGGACTCTGCTCTCTGGAGAACATTGGCCCTGCCTGCAATCCTATGGCTCTGTGCCATATGCAGGAAGTAGTGCCGCTGCCCCTCAACCAGAAATGGTGACAGTGCTAAAGGAAGTTCAGCCCACAAATGCCCTACCATCAGTCCCTACACCTGTGACCTACTACTCTGTGTCCACTCAGAGTATAGAAGGAACAAATTTTCAAG GGATGGAAACTTCCCTAGGGATGGAGGCTTCCTTGGGATTGCAACCTCCAAGTCAGACATTTTGTCTTCCACAGCCTCCAGAATTCTCATACATCTGCAATAACAGAAAAAGCCAAATAAGTGAGAAAAACTCACAAACTGAACTTGGGGACATTTCCACAATCACTCCAGTCCAGAGTTCCACTGATTTCTTGGCATTGCCCCCAAATCAAAGCCAGAAACAAACAGAGATTAAGAATTTGTGTGAGATTAACACCATGCTCACAGAGCCGCTGGATGCCTACCAAATTGCCATGGAGAACCAGGATCCTCCACTACTCCCTTTAGACATCCCAGAAATCCACCGGCTTCTGGCCTCCGTTGGTCCTCTGGACCAAGAGGAGAAGCCACATTCTGAAAATACCCTTCTAGAAAGGAGTAGCTTGAGTCTTGAGGACCAAGGCACACTTGAAAATGGGACTGAATTTAGCAGTTGTTTTGGAGACCTCACTGCACTGCTGGGGGATATTCAACTTCCTGAGCTTTTCGATTCCTTGAAAGACCTTGACCAAGCTGAGAGTCCCACAATAACAAATTCCAATGACACCAGATCCATCATGGTGAATCAGGGGCAGGAAATCACAAGTGCCTTAAAGGGTCCTAGTGATCCAGTGAGGAACAAAAAACATAAAGCCTCAGAGTCTCCTCATGGAACTCCTCAGGCCAAAATGCAGCTAAGGGACCTAGAGGGTGCATTAGGAGGAGAAGTTGCTCACAGGGATACAGACAGCAGTAGGGCCAATGTGCACACAGCCAAGCACTCTAACAGCAAAGCTCAGGAAGCTGCATCCAGCAGGAACAGCAAGGCTAAGGGCCATGGGCAGGAAAAGACCAAGAGAAccagggaaaaaaattccaagaaagcCGAGGAGAGGAAGCAGCCAGGCAACAGAGTCCAGGCGGAAGAGAAGCCAACTGTGCCCAAACTAATGCGGAAGAGGAACCAACCTGAGCTTTGCCAGGAGTCCTTTAAAAAGCCGCGGAGCTGTCTCGGCATGCACATGGTGGAGTCGGTGCAGGTTTTCCACGCACTGGGGAAGAAGAATGACAAGAAAACTGGGCTCTCTTCCTCCCGGGCCCCGGGAAACTCAGGCAGTACCCAAGACCCCCGTACATGCCCAGCTATGAAACCAAGGCTGGTGGTTAAGGGTCCTGAGAAATCACAAGTCAAAGCCCAGAATCCAGATATCAGTGCTGAAGGAGAGGGTCCCGCTCCATCCATTTATGAGCCTCCACCACCTGGGAAGGTCAAATTGGTACCTTTGCCTTTTCTGACCCAGGAGAAACCTCCACCTCGACCAGTAATCAATAGGAGGCCACAGTCTCTGACCTCACGGAGACCCACTGGGGCTtaccctgcccagcctggccctgctaGCTCAGCTCAACCCATGGCAGTCAACACATCCCAACCAGCTACTGCCAACCCATCTTGGATTCGTCCTGCCAAGCCAGCTCACCCCGTTTTGACTCATGCCATTCAGTCACGTGTGAGCGCTTCTACCCAGCCTAGTGTCCCTTGGTCTGCTGCTTCTGGGCCTGCACCCTACAAAACATCATCTTGTACTTCTCTTCATTGGCAACCCATTCCCAGGGTTGGGACCAAGCCCCAGTCACAACCGCCCAAGCCTCAAAACCAATATCTCCTCCAAGACTTTGCCTTACAACCAATTCCATGGAGGAAACCCAATGTTGCTGGGCAAGTAGTATCAACTCCCATCACCAAACAGCAGAGGCCAGAGCGGGAAGCCATGAAGAAGAAGGCTCAACAAGAGCGTGAGAATGCTGCCAAGTACACTGCTTTGGGGAGAGTGCAGTGTTTcattgagagggaaagagagatggagattTCTCGCTACTATGGCTACACAATGTAA